Part of the Echeneis naucrates chromosome 1, fEcheNa1.1, whole genome shotgun sequence genome, TCATTCAGCTGCCTAAATCTGTTCTGTACCTCCTGATGGCCGCTCTGGTGGTGGTCGCTGTAGCTTACGCCATCGTGGGTCACCTCATCAAAGACCTCATGCTGGATATCACAGGTGCTCTAGTCTGTTAGACACACATCACTCCACGTCATACAATATATTGTTGTATGAACGAATTCATAATGCTTCCAAAGAGGCAAAAaggatcattttttttatcattttataccAATATTTATCATATCTGAGGAATATATTTCTAACTGGAATCTTGGAGCAGGATGAGAAAATGTTAGACATCTTTACTCACTAAATAAGGCTAAAATAATTTCTCTGCCAGAGCCAAGGTGAAACAACATCCACCAAACTTAAGAGAAAAATTATCCAAATCTGCCCCAAATGTTTGTTGTAAATCAGTTCTGTACCTTTTGCATAATCCAGTTcccacataaacaaacagaagtgaAAACTTAATCTTCTTGGCGAAGgtaaatattttatgaatgcTGCTCAACTCAGTGAGCATTTTGAATCAAATTTTGTTTGCACAACCACTCTGACATGAATAGCTATTTTTGACCAAATATGTAGATAACATAAGATATTTCATCAATGGGTAAATGTGTGAAAGTAAAACCTGACTTGTATTCTGACTTTACCTGCTGCAGCTAAAGAAAGGTGCTGTAACAAACCGTAATAATTCAACAGAGTTGTAAGTGGAATTGTCTGTGCCAATGACTAAAGACAGTGGGGGTAacttcttccctcctctctctgtccacaGACTGCTTGCTGGGCCCTGTCGACCAGGACCCTTCAAAGGAAGGAGATGTTGAGGGAATCAGCCCTCTTCACATGCCACCTGCCCTCTGCCACTCCCACCCGAATGCATTTCACGTGTGGGACCAGGACGACGTCATTATCCCCATGACGCCCCCCAACGACAGCCCAATGGCCAGCCCTCTGATGTCCGTCATCCCATACATACCTTCATTTTTCCCCAACTCCCTCAGCGTGGGCAGCCCATCCTACAACCAGCAAATCCCGAAGGAGAGCGATGCATGAGGGAATGGCCCCAAGACAGATCTCATACAGGGCATCATCTGTGTTCCTTTCCCCTCTCGCTTCAGGTTTTCAGGTAGTTGAGTTTCCTTAGCTTGTTGGTCTCACCTTCTCCACTTCTCCACTGGACAGACAGGTGTCGGTAAACAGATCCAGCAGCATCATATGACCTGCAACAACAAACTGCGCATTAAGATGTTGCTTTATTCGCTTTTAACCGGAGACACACGGGCAGGCAATGTGGCTGGACAAGTGTGACGTTACTCTGTTGGAGAAACCGACTAAGGCAAAACTCAATTTCCTCAGGAGCTCCAACTTGCTCGGTGGGACAGCCTTCAATAATATTTCAGTGGATTTGTGCCAATTTAGCATCATAATAATTCTTCTTCCCCTGTCAGACTGTGTAGATAGATCAGTACAACTTGCTATACTTATTAAAGGGAAATCATCCTGATGATTCAACAAtgcttgtttgcattttcaaGAGCTTCTATCATTATATAAGGTTAAATAATCCAAATTCAATAGTCAATTTCTACATTAGCCATCAACACGGTTGTGTCATTTAACTCCAGGTGATTTTAAGGTAAATACACATTATATTTTCAGATTATGAATGCCTGAAAGGAATGAATGCATGGAGCTGTTTCAGCATCACAGGAGACTTCTGTTGACTTCtattgtcaaataaaaaagatgagTTTATCATTTGCTCCCCCTGGAGTCTGTCTTATTCTGATACTAAATATATGCTCAGTCTCAAGGAGGATAAATTACTAATGAGTTAATTCACTTAGAGGAGTCGACCGATTTAAGATGACTCCCTTGATGCTCCCTTTTTACGCACGCGAAGAGTAACCATTGAATGGCTGCCAAAAAAGTTTTGCAGTGTTGAATAGGAAGAAATCTAAACGTGGCATTTGAGTTAAATTGTGATATTGTGTATTTTAGTGCAATGATTAAATTGTTTCCCTATTTTGCTTGTTGTcatcaaaacacacaagcacacagtgTTACACAACTCGAAAAGTCAGATTTCACGGTGCATTTCAAGCAGGATATttctgagatggagaaaagcAGGGACATTCAAAGCACATGAAGCTGGtgacctcacacacatacactttgGTGAATTTATCCGCTTCTCCCTGTCTGTGCCCAAATCTGAAAAGATTATTCCACCTATGCTGTCTTATCTCCTAATGAACAATGTATTCAAATTATTCTGTCATAATTTGGGAGAACTCCGTTGAGGCAACATTGCTCATTCCGTCTGTGAAAACCAGAGCTTCCATATTCAGCGAGGGTCAGAGATTAGGGAGAGAAGATTAGATGAGCAGCTTAGCCTTTAATACAGCACCCTTTTATTACTTTTGAGCTGTAGAAATGGATAACTAAACTGAATGGGGCGGACTTCAGAAACTTAccttgttattttatttgtaagacATGAACTAACTGTATCCAGGCTGAGGCTGTGCAGACAGGTGAGGGGTGAAGGGGAGAGGGGATGTGTCGAGTCGGTGTTGcctggaggaaggagagctcaGCAGAGCGGGTCTGATTGATTGCGTGTGAGACGCAGGGCTTGCGTGTCTGTGGCCTGGGCAGATGTCTCCATGGTGGCACCGTTGCTGTTCAAATTCATGCAAAAAAAGTTGAGGCAGAAAAAAGTGGAGACACTGGATTGACACTACACAGGACAGAAAGTGAATTCTTCTTTCTACAAACAATCAGGCAGCATTTTGAAGTGTAGCCAAATTGCGAAGCTGCCTCAACCTTCATAAAGAAGTGATATCTGAGcctaaaataagattttctcTATCGTTTCCGTTCTATGGATGACGTCCTACCAAAGAAAGAACAACTTTGGCTATATCTCCTgttgaatttgtctttttctctgctcttcatACAGGCGTGGAGTCGGTGGGGCTCAGCCAGAAAAACGTGGTGCCACATGGTACCTCTGTGCCTTTAAAGAAGCGCACACCAGTGCCTTTATTTATGCAAGTCACCAGACTGcattaaatgtgtcatttattttcaggtATGACTTGGGGGGGATAAAAGGTCTGCTAATCCTCTTTCCTCAGACAGGAAATCTAATGGACCTGCAGTCCACTGTGTACCCATGGGAAACACACTTATGGCACAAGATCTCTCCAGCTGGAGCAGAGGGGTTAGGGCTTAAGGTGGAGCCAATAAAGACTGAAAGAAGGTCAGACCTGGAGGAGGTGATGCTCCAGAAGCTTCCACACTACAGAGCCCTGTCACATTAGTCACGCTGAGGAAGTTCACCTGACACAGAAACatcaaatgtgtaaatattttcttatttacagGTAACCTAATATTATCAATGTCTGGGCAACAGGACCTTTTGGTCACCATAATGAGCCATCTGATCAAAATACAGATTCAGTCACAAAGCACATAGTCTGTTTGTGAAATCACCCTTTTGTGTTCACCAGAGTCAGGAGACATTTTGAGATTAGCTGTTTGGATTTTGAAATGTGATTGCAGGAATATTAGACTGCAGCTTTGGACATTCAGTGTAAAATCTGAAACATACAGTAACTGAGCGGGTGGATGTGTGCCTGAGGGTTTGACTGCAGAGATCATCCATGATCACAGAGACCGGGACATTTCCACTGATAAAAATCTGACATTGAATTGATTGAGTAAACATCAAATCAGGTGGTGGTCAgtatatgttttatttctaaGAGTGGGTTTCAACATACGAGTGTTTGTCGGTGTGCCGACATGAACTAGGGCTTTGTTTGAACTCTGCTGGAGCGctacaaaaataaactttattagcaactcattttgttttggttcatAATCTTGTTTTTTAAGCcactgaaaaataattttttaagttttttttttttttttttttttaagaaggagtTGTTTATCTGCACATCATGTGCTTGTAGCTatattgtttggtttttaagcCACCCTCAGAGAAGTGTCTGGCTCTTTATCTGCTGTTCAGCCCATGTACAGTGGATTCTGAGAGGCGTTCTTCCTGATAAAAGCTGCATGTTGCCACTAAAATCAAAAGAGCCATTTTTAAGCATTGTTAGTTCATAATTATTGATTAGATAACTATGCTAATTTTCTACTTCTTACAGATCAGTGCACCTACCCAGCACCCGTAGAGTCAACGCATCATTACGTGCATGTACACCGTTACTGTAAATGCAAATAGTGCGTAGTCAGCAACACGTGTAACCTGACATGCGAATCCAGGGAGTTTACATCAGGTGGTGTTAAGTGAGCCTTACCTCCCCTTTATCCTTAATTGACAGCTTACACTTGGTTGGTTTCTTGCTGGCATTGACTCAGCTCTCTAAATCCAGCTCTCAGTCTGACAATCCATGACACCAGCAGATTGTAACTCATCCTAATTGGATCAGGGCAGTACCTATCAACAGCCCTATAAAAACCAGGCTGGGGTTAGGACAAGGAAGAGGAAATTCTCTTTGGCAgcacataaaatatacataacaTACTGCAGTTATTTGcatacattcattttgtttgtgcagatttaaaaacattctgctcaaaaaaaaaaaaaaaaaaaaatcacatacaGTAAATCTAAATTTTACATatgaaagggagagaaaatggaaacGCGTCTGTTCTGGTCTTTGCCTCAGACCCAGGTGGATTGTCATTAGCTGGTTGAGTTTATTCTGGTAGGTCAGATGTCCTCTGACAGACAAAGGAACAGCCACTGTGGAAATGTGGCTGTCGACATTGACACTACGCTCCGAGGAGCATAAATCTAATGCATGTGCAGTATGAGATATGTAATGGCTCAGTATGTGTTAGGGGATGTCATTccattaattttaatgtttaaatctCTAAACGCCAACTTAAGTGTATTCAGTGGTCTGCCTATTAAAGCGGAGTAAAGTCAGTCATGTTCACAATACTGGACCTATTTGTTTAAACAGTACAAGCGCAAATCTCTTCACCATGTcggacaaaaaatatatattataataataataataataataataataataaagtagtAATGTGCCAGATCAGCAGTTCCTTTTCATGCATACAGGTGATACAGACAAACTGGAATATTTATACACAAGAGAACTTTGGCAGATATACTTGGCCGACATACACATGTCAAATTTCCCTGTAAATTAAGTAGATTGAGCATGTTAAATGTTAACCCAAGGCTCAAGTCTCAATAGGTTCAGTCTGCACCAGAAAGACCTTACAAAGCTCAGACCTCGGTGATGCATATACAGGTAATACAGCTTCACTCAGCCATAGCCCAccttgaagaagaagaagaagaagaagagaggaaggggggagagaaaaaaaatgcccCTCCATTCCTGACAAAAGTAAAGCAAGTCAAGTTTGTGGCAGAAATGGTCATATGACAGCAACTAAACTGACAAGGAAGATTCTTTACAAACCATTTATTCTTTTAACAgtaaatttaaacataaaactagttgattcttttaaaaacattcatcttGGAACATCAATGCCAGAGTTTAAAATAGGGGAATAACAGCCAGTGCTGTGGTCTTTGGCTACAGTGCAGTGAGCTACCATATGTGCTCAGCTGTTCCTGTTAGTTCACCTACTTAAACTGCCTTTGAGAGAGGACGGTGCGGTAAAGAGACGTGCCTCTGGCCTGGAAGAAGGTCACAATCATCTTGTTCTTGGTGACTTCTGCATGGACAAAACCTCCCAGTGTTGAAGCTTGGCCAGTGAAGAACTTCACAGAACCTTTGGGGACGTGGTTCCAGTGACGGATGTCGGGATCCAGGAAGTTTCCAGCTCCACTCACCACGTAGCCAACATCAGACTCTTCAATGTACTGCACAGGACAGTAGCACAGAGGGATTGGAGCCAAATGTcaaatcacagcacaaaaaaaaaaaaaaaaaaaaaaaaaaaaaaaaaaaaacccaccaccaACCTGCAGATTGTGGTCGTGACCACAGAGATAGGCAGTAGCCTTGTATTTAAGGAGCAGCGGATGGAGCCTCTGCAGCAGGCACTCTGTTGGCCCATGTTCAGAAACCGACCACACAGGATAGTGGCCGGCCACCAACAGGAAGTCTGCCTTGGAGCGTGCCAGTCTCCCCTGCAGCCAGGTAAGCTGACGGTTGGCGTCCACCTTACGCAGGGGGCCTCTGGGCTTCTCATCCGTGAAGTCATTTGAGTTGCCACACAGCATGACGGTGTCGAGCATTATGATGGTCAGAATCTTCCCAGTGTTTGGGATGCGGAAGTTCAGCTCGTAATAATAGGATGGAAACTTCCTGATAGTGGCAGAGTAAGAGTGGCTTAACTAAAAAACAATTTGCACTTGAGGCTGTAGATTTTATGTGGCTCCTCACCATCTGTCAGATCTGTGGCTGTAGTCGATCTGGGCTTTGACGTTCCCTGCGTGGTCATGATTGCCAGCCAGCACATACCAGGGGACTTTGAGAGACTTTGCAGTGTACACAGCCTCAAAGGTGTCCTGATGGCAAGAGCCAGAACAGTTAaaccacaacaaccaccacGTAATTCGCCATTTCTGGCAGATTGCATCACAGGTTTTGTGGCCTTGCCTTAAACCGAGGGGAATCCACGCTGTTTACACCTTTGTAGTAGAAGTTATCGCCAAGGGCCAGAATAAAGTCAGCTCCCATCTGGTCTGCTACTTTGCTCATTTCTCGAGCAGTAGCCTTCTGTACAGCAGTGATGTACGGGGGATAAGGCACGCCACCCCAGTCGCCTACAGCCAGGAACTTGATGGAGCTTCTGTTGCctgggagagaagaggagatcCAGGAAAAACCTCCACTAGAGTTCAAAACAGCATGAAACGATACTTACTGCTACTTTCCACCAGATCCTGGAAGGCAGTGGGATAGCAGCAGGCCATGGAGATGGCAGTAGTTATGACGGATGTCAGTAGAAGTGCCATCTTTAAAGAGAAAAGGCGTCAGTCAGCAACAGAACACATACGAGACGTTTGGtcccaaaatgaaatgaaacacatgcaacagcaaagaaagcagaagagaaaCAAGACTGGCAGCTCCACAGCTGCAGCTTACCACAACCACCCTACCCAACCGAGCACTATGGCCTCTGGCTTTTTCTGCCTACAGGAGacctgtgattggctgcagcctcaggCTGACATATCCCAGCTGCTGCTAATGGAAGCTAATCAAAGCAGCAATGACTGTGAGGCTGAGcacaggggtcagaggtcatgatCTCTTTGCTGTCAAAGCATATCTGTGTACCTCACACTTCCAGTGAGTAAGAATCCCAACATACAGATCAAACAACTTTCATCATCTTCAGcagacagcacaaaaaaaaaaaaagcagaagattCTGCAACCTCTCTGACCAAGAGCAAAAGAAGCAGTTTGAATAGATAgcaatttgaaagaaaaagcactCACTGTTGAGGTGTGCGACGGGACACCGCCTGTCCTTGCAGCGCTTTTCCTGTCCTCCTTTTATCCACATTCCTCTAGGACACGCAACAAGGGCATGATCGTTGCTCACACCCTGACTCAGTCTTGGGACTTGAGGGTCATCACAGCCACGTGATTCCACACCATTATTATAGCTGGTGTCTAGACATAACATTTTCCACTTTAGTGTTAACTGTTTCCTCCACTGTTTTAACCTTGGGTGTCCATATATTTGGATAAATCGGGAAAAGGAAGTAgatttttcttctcattcttaTTGTTTTGCACACTTCCTGTATTTCCACGCTacatctgtcattttaaatctgACAGGCTTACTCTGGCTTTAATGCAAACACGTAATCACTTAATTGGCTTTGCATGTTATTGTCGGTGCATCATAAACTGGGAGTGAATACTCCcctaaaaatataaatcaaatcaatctaGAAGGCAGATTTTTACATGATAGTTTGGTTGATTGTACAGCAACCAGTTTGAGGAATCAAAGAAAACGAAACAGAGACTATACATCTTTGCTCAGCCTGACTTGCTGTATTTACACAATGTTCAAATTTGACTTGTCACCAGAAAGGAGATTTTAATGTAGTGGTGTAGTTTCATGCTGTTTACACGTTATTGTTCAGAGACTGTATGGCAgctgaaacacatttctcatactattgtttcttcttcttattgCTCTTTTTCCACCTTCATTATCTAGCAGTCATGTCAGTGTGCTGTTTTTAATTCTGCTGAAACTGAGCAGCTACTCCGACCTTCTCTCCagaaatcagatcagatcagtcAAAACTAACGCAAGCTCAATGTTACAGCTTCATACATCGAAACACTACTCTGTAGTTGTTTGAACCAGCAAAGTGAGGGTCAGAAACTTTGCTCTAAAGTCATTTATTTAGTGAGAATGATTAGAGCCTTTTATGACTGATTCAATCGTCAGTATAAGCGGCTTCAAAACAAAGCCACATACTGATTCACAGCCAGTAcattaggttaaaaaaaaaaaacaaacaaatgaaaaccacaccacaaaaaaacaagacaaaaacaaaacaggtatgttttttttccccaatcaaCATGAGCACGATGAAAGCTTTAACAGTTAAAAGAAAGCCGGGActtcaataaaacataaagttGCATCTGCCAACTAAAAACGTGAGggtgcttaaaaaaaacccaaaacaacacaaaacaaaacagcatagCTCCAGGTTTAGAGGGGAGACgaacactttttcttttagagAAGCAGTTTTCCTGGATCATGATCAGGGGTGAACAATCAGAGGTGGCTGTgtgaggtgggagggggggaaaaaaaaaaaacactgtacaTGACATGAAGATTAGTAATTCATGTCTCCATATCCAGAGTACGAGCCTTGGGTTTGTTCTCCGAAGCCCTGGTACATGCTGTAGCCCTGCTGACTGCCCCAGGACGACTGGTTTCCCCAACCTGTGGAACAGGTTAAACATCGGGGggtcatttttttccatttctacCCAATTGCAGTAATGGATTATTTTtaagagcaaacaaacaaagggatGGGTTCACCA contains:
- the acp5a gene encoding tartrate-resistant acid phosphatase type 5a — encoded protein: MALLLTSVITTAISMACCYPTAFQDLVESSSNRSSIKFLAVGDWGGVPYPPYITAVQKATAREMSKVADQMGADFILALGDNFYYKGVNSVDSPRFKDTFEAVYTAKSLKVPWYVLAGNHDHAGNVKAQIDYSHRSDRWKFPSYYYELNFRIPNTGKILTIIMLDTVMLCGNSNDFTDEKPRGPLRKVDANRQLTWLQGRLARSKADFLLVAGHYPVWSVSEHGPTECLLQRLHPLLLKYKATAYLCGHDHNLQYIEESDVGYVVSGAGNFLDPDIRHWNHVPKGSVKFFTGQASTLGGFVHAEVTKNKMIVTFFQARGTSLYRTVLSQRQFK